The following DNA comes from Fusarium fujikuroi IMI 58289 draft genome, chromosome FFUJ_chr03.
ACACAAATCTAGCATCATGTCAGACGATCGCTTTTACACCACTACTCCCAAATACTCCAAGAAGGTCCTGATTCAAGGGGACCCAGATTACGAGAAATGCCGACGAATGAACCCCACTGCCCACAAGATTGAACGTTTTCCTGCTGAGATTCACATTCCCGAGACACCTGCTGAAGtggccaaggctcttgcACGTGCAACCGAGCTTGGTGTACCCATTGGCGTTCGGTCTTCGGGTCACATCTTCCATTTTCCTGCCCTTTGGCACGGCGGCATCCTCATAGATGCGGTCAATCTGAACCGCCGCATCGACTATGACCCGGTCACCAAGGAGATCTGCTTCGGTCCCTCCTCTCGAGTCGAGGAACTCGCTGCCAAGCTAAAGGAAGTCAACCGCTTCTTCCCCCATGGCCACGCTCCTACTGTTGGATCAGCAGGCTTCATGCTGGCTGGTGGCCAAGGCTGGTTTGTTCGAGGCTGGGGCGCGACGAACCAAACATGgatcaccaagatcgagatggTTGTTCCTGATGGCCGCACGCTCATCGCTAGCCGTACCGAGAACCAGGATCTCTTCTGGGCAGCTCGCGGTAGTGGCATGGGCTTCTTCGCTGTAGTCACACGCTTCTGGGGTCGCACAATTGAGAGATCTACCATGTGGGAGAAGACCCTCAAGTTTGTGATCAACGATGACAACTACATGGCTTTGATGAGTTGGGCTATTGAGCGGGGCCGAGATACTCCCAAGTATGGCACTGATTTGAACCTGACCATCGACTACCGTGAGAAGTATGATCAGGCCTACACCACAGATGACGTTCCTCCCAACGCGACACTTGTTCTCACTCTAAACAATCTTTGCTATACCGATACGCAAAGAGAAGCCCGCACTCTGCTCAGCGCATACGATAGGATTACACCAGAGGTTGCTGACTTTCTCATCGAGTCAAAGCCTGTCCAGGTGCGAACATTTGAGGAGGTGTTTGCCCGCAAGCGTACTTTCCTAGGTAACGCCGGTCAAGAGCGCTGGTctatcaacagcatcatgaaCGATCCAGATGTTCCTTTAGCTCGAGTAAGTGTATCTCCAGAAGTAAACGTGGTACAGAACACTAACCATTCTTGTCCAACTGCAGCTCCTCGAAGGTATTCGACCTGCCATGCTAAAACTGCCGACCCGTGTCTCTTCTGTCTTCATCTGCCACTGCGACATCAAGCCAGATGAGGACGACGCCTGCTTGAGTCTGCCTCAAGATCTGTATATCTCAACACTCACTGGCTGGACCGACCCCAAGCTTGAGCCCGCCATCATGCAGCCCATGCGTGACTATTACAGACAGGCTTTCCCTGTTGCTGTGGGCCAATACATCACcgatatcgatatcaacTGTGAAGATGCCAATGTGAGCAGTACCAAGCACCCAAGTTCAATCATTTGCTGACGTGTTGTTCTCTTCTTATAGTCCAAGGTCATGAGTGATACTGCCTTGGCCAAATT
Coding sequences within:
- a CDS encoding related to 6-hydroxy-D-nicotine oxidase; this translates as MSDDRFYTTTPKYSKKVLIQGDPDYEKCRRMNPTAHKIERFPAEIHIPETPAEVAKALARATELGVPIGVRSSGHIFHFPALWHGGILIDAVNLNRRIDYDPVTKEICFGPSSRVEELAAKLKEVNRFFPHGHAPTVGSAGFMLAGGQGWFVRGWGATNQTWITKIEMVVPDGRTLIASRTENQDLFWAARGSGMGFFAVVTRFWGRTIERSTMWEKTLKFVINDDNYMALMSWAIERGRDTPKYGTDLNLTIDYREKYDQAYTTDDVPPNATLVLTLNNLCYTDTQREARTLLSAYDRITPEVADFLIESKPVQVRTFEEVFARKRTFLGNAGQERWSINSIMNDPDVPLARLLEGIRPAMLKLPTRVSSVFICHCDIKPDEDDACLSLPQDLYISTLTGWTDPKLEPAIMQPMRDYYRQAFPVAVGQYITDIDINCEDANSKVMSDTALAKFLRIREKYDPKELFPTYKAFVKTSEKINKLQNKSRL